Proteins from a single region of Scylla paramamosain isolate STU-SP2022 chromosome 13, ASM3559412v1, whole genome shotgun sequence:
- the LOC135106212 gene encoding uncharacterized protein LOC135106212, whose amino-acid sequence MTYLNTSCSSMDTKATIQSHINSWSLRDHHFLRRVLDSIAHAFITTWVSRFGVPLNIISDRGSQFESSVWNKVMTLLGICRIRTSSCHPQANSTVERFHRQLKSSQAASTQRENWSLSILLIVLVIKIALKTYLYNSIAEIVYGTTLRLPGGNLATIHDPKPCNIQDFSTRLKSSMKSFQPVQPRASPTKTLQTARVDVIKKSLQQQYQGPFKENHHHRQTWLY is encoded by the exons ATGACCTACCTCAATACCTCGTGCTCGTCAA TGGACACCAAAGCAACAATACAAAGCCACATTAACAGTTGGTCACTCCGGGATCACCATTTTTTGCGGCGTGTCCTCGACTCCATCGCACACGCCTTCATCACTACGTGGGTCTCCAGGTTTGGCGTGCCTCTCAACATCATCTCTGACCGTGGCAGTCAGTTTGAGTCCAGCGTGTGGAACAAAGTCATGACTCTCCTCGGTATCTGCCGCATCAGGACCTCCAGTTGCCATCCACAAGCCAACAGCACAGTAGAGCGCTTTCATCGCCAGCTCAAATCTTCCCAGGCAGCCTCAACTCAACGAGAAAATTGGTCGctctccattcttctcatcGTTCTAGTTATCAAGATCGCCTTGAAGACGTATCTCTACAACTCCATCGCTGAGATCGTTTATGGCACCACGCTCAGACTACCAGGGGGAAATCTTGCCACTATACATGACCCTAAGCCCTGCAACATTCAGGATTTCAGCACACGCCTCAAGAGTTCCATGAAGAGCTTTCAGCCAGTGCAGCCCCGTGCGTCCCCAACGAAGACCTTGCAAACTGCAAGGGTGGACGTGATAAAGAAGTCtctgcagcagcagtaccaagGACCTTTCAAGGAGAACCATCACCATCGACAGACATGGCTCTACTGA
- the LOC135106210 gene encoding uncharacterized protein LOC135106210: MTYLNTSCSSMDTKATIQSHINSWSLRDHHFLRRVLDSIAHAFITTWVSRFGVPLNIISDRGSQFESSVWNKVMTLLGICRIRTSSCHPQANSTVERFHRQLKSSQAASTQRENWSLSILLIVLVIKIALKTDLYNSIAEIVYGTTLRLPGGNLATIHDPKPCNIQDFSTRLKSSMKSFQPVQPRASPTKTLQTARVDVIKKSLQQQYQGPFKENHHHRQTWLY, translated from the exons ATGACCTACCTCAATACCTCGTGCTCGTCAA TGGACACCAAAGCAACAATACAAAGCCACATTAACAGTTGGTCACTCCGGGATCACCATTTTTTGCGGCGTGTCCTCGACTCCATCGCACACGCCTTCATCACTACGTGGGTCTCCAGGTTTGGCGTGCCTCTCAACATCATCTCTGACCGTGGCAGTCAGTTTGAGTCCAGCGTGTGGAACAAAGTCATGACTCTCCTCGGTATCTGCCGCATCAGGACCTCCAGTTGCCATCCACAAGCCAACAGCACAGTAGAGCGCTTTCATCGCCAGCTCAAATCTTCCCAGGCAGCCTCAACTCAACGAGAAAATTGGTCGctctccattcttctcatcGTTCTAGTTATCAAGATCGCCTTGAAGACGGATCTCTACAACTCCATCGCTGAGATCGTTTATGGCACCACGCTCAGACTACCAGGGGGAAATCTTGCCACTATACATGACCCTAAGCCCTGCAACATTCAGGATTTCAGCACACGCCTCAAGAGTTCCATGAAGAGCTTTCAGCCAGTGCAGCCCCGTGCGTCCCCAACGAAGACCTTGCAAACTGCAAGGGTGGACGTGATAAAGAAGTCtctgcagcagcagtaccaagGACCTTTCAAGGAGAACCATCACCATCGACAGACATGGCTCTACTGA